A stretch of the Planktothricoides raciborskii GIHE-MW2 genome encodes the following:
- the rplT gene encoding 50S ribosomal protein L20, with translation MTRVKRGNVARKRRNKILKLAKGFRGSHSKLFRTANQQVMKALRSAYRDRRKRKRDFRRLWIARINAASRQNGMSYSQLIGNMKKANIQINRKMLANLAVLDPETFAKVVELAGQGRA, from the coding sequence ATGACTAGAGTAAAACGCGGTAATGTGGCTCGTAAACGCCGCAACAAAATTCTTAAACTCGCTAAAGGATTTCGGGGTTCTCACTCGAAATTGTTCCGCACCGCTAATCAGCAGGTGATGAAGGCTCTCCGAAGTGCCTATCGCGATCGCCGCAAGCGGAAACGCGATTTTCGTCGTCTTTGGATTGCTCGGATCAACGCCGCATCCAGACAAAATGGTATGAGCTACAGCCAACTGATTGGCAACATGAAAAAAGCCAATATTCAAATCAATCGCAAGATGTTAGCGAACCTGGCTGTATTGGATCCGGAAACCTTTGCCAAAGTGGTCGAACTGGCTGGTCAAGGTCGCGCTTAG
- a CDS encoding transporter substrate-binding domain-containing protein, giving the protein MPTRHCIQRQTNSQTNKISARIGNFRFWHQWHLVVHLVVQLVVQLVVHLVVHLVVTENLAEQISNSLKSKITQFFGWGLCLSLVLSPIFAGFPLPGHTAQWPEILQRGTLIVAVKDNLRPLGFRSPDGTLQGLEIDLARRLAAELLGDSNAVKLEPVSNVNRLSVVFNHQVDLAIASVTANRVRSRLVDFSLPYYLDGTALVSKTKVSDVLNRVPSLSSPLSGQKIAVLNGSSTISIIRYHFPAAQLVGVDSYQQGYSLLEAGQATAFAGDASVLTGWVQEYPEYSLLPVQLGTQPLAVVMPKGQQYADLRAKVNQAIAALQADGWLLARTKSWGLPLPPASEK; this is encoded by the coding sequence TTGCCCACAAGACATTGCATCCAACGTCAAACGAACAGTCAAACGAACAAGATTTCCGCCCGGATCGGAAATTTTAGATTTTGGCACCAATGGCACCTAGTTGTCCACCTAGTTGTCCAGCTAGTTGTCCAGCTAGTTGTCCACCTAGTTGTCCACCTAGTTGTCACCGAGAATTTGGCAGAGCAAATCTCAAATTCTCTGAAATCTAAAATCACTCAGTTTTTTGGTTGGGGACTCTGCTTAAGTCTGGTATTGTCGCCAATTTTCGCAGGGTTCCCATTACCAGGGCATACAGCCCAGTGGCCGGAAATATTGCAGCGTGGAACTCTGATTGTGGCGGTCAAAGATAATTTAAGACCCCTAGGTTTTCGCAGCCCTGACGGAACCTTACAAGGATTAGAAATTGATTTGGCTCGTCGCTTGGCAGCCGAACTTTTGGGAGACTCCAATGCGGTGAAATTAGAGCCGGTATCTAATGTGAATCGGCTATCAGTGGTTTTTAACCATCAAGTCGATCTGGCGATCGCCTCTGTGACGGCAAACCGAGTCCGCTCTCGGTTGGTCGATTTTAGTCTTCCTTATTATCTAGATGGCACGGCGTTGGTCAGTAAGACAAAGGTTTCTGATGTACTTAACCGAGTCCCAAGCTTGTCCAGTCCCTTGTCCGGTCAAAAGATTGCGGTACTCAATGGTTCCAGCACGATCTCGATCATCCGCTATCACTTTCCTGCCGCACAACTGGTTGGCGTTGATTCTTATCAACAAGGGTATTCCCTCCTAGAAGCGGGTCAAGCCACTGCTTTTGCAGGCGATGCCAGCGTTCTCACGGGTTGGGTGCAAGAATATCCAGAATATTCTTTGCTCCCGGTGCAACTCGGCACCCAACCACTAGCCGTGGTGATGCCCAAAGGACAACAGTATGCCGACTTGCGGGCAAAAGTGAATCAGGCGATCGCGGCACTGCAAGCAGACGGCTGGCTTTTAGCACGCACGAAATCCTGGGGCTTACCGCTTCCGCCTGCAAGCGAAAAATAA
- a CDS encoding tetratricopeptide repeat protein, whose translation MDNSLGILYLSVLLGFLAIVAGFVIRQIFKTRQLENQLSKLQKKINSDKASPQDYYELGSIYLDKKLYSQSVQMFQKALKFKDLENENLALIYNALGFAYAALEQYDIAIRQYKQALKCQEDYVVAWNNLGYSYERKTLTVQALEAYENALKYEPNNETAKIRSSSLRKRV comes from the coding sequence ATGGATAACTCTTTAGGGATTCTCTACCTCTCAGTTTTGCTAGGATTTCTGGCGATCGTTGCCGGATTTGTGATCCGACAAATCTTTAAAACCCGCCAGTTAGAAAATCAACTATCTAAATTACAAAAAAAAATCAATAGTGATAAAGCCAGCCCACAAGATTATTATGAATTGGGCAGCATTTATTTAGATAAAAAACTATATTCTCAATCGGTACAAATGTTTCAAAAAGCATTGAAATTCAAAGATTTAGAAAATGAAAATTTAGCTTTAATTTACAATGCTTTGGGCTTTGCTTATGCTGCTTTGGAACAGTATGATATAGCCATTCGCCAATATAAACAAGCTTTAAAATGTCAAGAAGACTATGTAGTTGCTTGGAATAACTTGGGCTATTCTTATGAACGAAAAACTTTAACGGTTCAGGCATTAGAAGCTTATGAAAATGCTTTGAAATATGAGCCGAATAACGAAACGGCTAAAATTCGTAGCAGTTCACTGCGTAAGCGGGTATGA
- the rpmI gene encoding 50S ribosomal protein L35 produces MPKLKTRKSAAKRFRATGSGKIMRRKAFKSHLLQHKPTKRKNHLSKVVVVDERDAENVRLMLPYL; encoded by the coding sequence ATGCCTAAACTCAAAACCCGCAAATCAGCGGCCAAGCGCTTTAGAGCAACTGGCAGTGGCAAGATTATGCGTCGCAAAGCTTTCAAGAGCCACTTACTGCAACACAAACCCACCAAACGGAAAAATCATCTGTCTAAAGTCGTCGTCGTCGATGAGCGCGATGCCGAAAACGTGCGTTTGATGCTGCCTTATTTGTAA
- a CDS encoding HAD family hydrolase → MKGYPAFDYQRQKWSSQQASGCKYTMTVFCDFDGPIVDVSERYYTTYQQGLKSIEAIAQSRGDRLDLFVLSQAQFWQMKRDRIPDAEIASQSGLTEPYIPLFLQQVKEIVNQPDLLEKDTLQPGVRWALALLHTRGYRLVLVTLRHQSQVKEILHNTGLAKLFTDIYGTRDRHAAYQNYAQLKTDLLAEAMAKYSQPDVSLCWMVGDTEADILAGQALKIPTIGLTCGIRSAWYLQQFHPDKIKTDLLSAVQSIIGCAELVSA, encoded by the coding sequence ATGAAAGGTTATCCCGCCTTTGACTACCAGAGACAAAAGTGGAGTAGTCAACAAGCATCTGGTTGTAAGTACACTATGACGGTGTTTTGTGACTTTGACGGTCCGATTGTTGATGTTTCCGAACGGTACTACACCACTTATCAACAAGGGTTAAAGAGTATTGAAGCGATCGCACAATCAAGAGGCGATCGCTTAGACCTCTTTGTTCTCAGTCAAGCCCAATTCTGGCAAATGAAGCGCGATCGGATTCCCGATGCAGAAATTGCCAGCCAATCCGGTTTAACTGAACCATATATTCCCCTGTTTTTGCAGCAAGTTAAAGAGATTGTCAATCAGCCGGACTTACTGGAGAAAGACACCCTGCAACCGGGGGTGAGATGGGCTCTGGCTTTGCTGCATACTCGCGGATATCGGTTAGTGCTGGTGACGTTGCGGCATCAATCACAAGTGAAAGAAATTTTGCACAACACGGGATTAGCCAAATTATTTACGGATATTTACGGCACACGCGATCGCCATGCCGCCTATCAAAACTACGCCCAACTCAAAACCGACCTCTTAGCCGAAGCAATGGCCAAATATAGTCAGCCTGACGTTTCTCTCTGCTGGATGGTGGGAGATACCGAAGCCGATATTCTTGCGGGTCAAGCCCTAAAAATTCCCACCATTGGCCTAACTTGTGGCATTCGGAGTGCCTGGTATTTGCAGCAATTTCATCCCGACAAAATTAAAACGGATTTACTCAGTGCCGTCCAATCGATCATTGGATGTGCCGAGCTAGTATCCGCCTAA
- the mreD gene encoding rod shape-determining protein MreD, which translates to MKRSLKNSWLDWVSYLPTEQRTMLNTGVTIASVFLCLLLLPTRFPGMELLHIAPDWLLIWVVTWSIQRTPTQACFMGVILGLLQDGMTAHWPTHALSLALVGLLSSYLQKQRLILDDFVSVALVVFGMAIVAETVLALQFGIIGDRPLNDIWIDHQRIALASAILSSLWAPAIYLPLSHWWKLINPNN; encoded by the coding sequence TGAAAAGGTCATTAAAAAATTCATGGCTGGATTGGGTGTCTTATTTGCCAACAGAGCAACGGACGATGCTCAACACTGGGGTGACGATTGCCTCGGTGTTTTTGTGTTTATTGTTGTTGCCGACTCGTTTCCCTGGAATGGAATTGCTGCATATTGCTCCTGACTGGCTGTTGATTTGGGTGGTGACTTGGAGTATTCAGCGCACCCCCACCCAAGCTTGTTTTATGGGGGTGATTCTGGGTTTGCTACAAGATGGGATGACGGCACATTGGCCGACTCATGCCCTGAGTTTGGCATTGGTGGGATTGCTCAGTAGTTATTTACAAAAACAGCGCTTGATTCTAGATGATTTTGTCTCGGTAGCCCTGGTGGTGTTCGGCATGGCAATTGTGGCTGAAACGGTGCTGGCTTTACAATTTGGGATAATTGGCGATCGCCCCTTGAATGATATTTGGATCGATCACCAACGAATTGCTCTGGCTTCAGCGATTTTGAGTAGTCTTTGGGCTCCAGCCATCTATTTGCCTCTGAGTCATTGGTGGAAGTTAATCAACCCAAATAATTAA
- a CDS encoding ATP-dependent helicase, translating into MTKTPIISPIISEGASGSTPRIEIDRENIIQSIYNGLRPGQRSMADWKGGTLAVSAVPGAGKTKGMADAAALAIARHQLHQRNYLIIVTFTRSAAANIKAKIQQTLEKLRLPQIGFYVYTLHGLALNIASHHPDLSGLNLDNSALITPNKSHRLIRTAVERWLIAHPRQYQKLLEGKQFDGEETERLRRQSVLRTEVLPELADTVIHEAKSSGLLPEDLRQLAAEIPGDHYEILSIAAGLYEEYDALLRSQELISYDDMIIAAKRVLENEAARRHWQQQVFAVFEDEAQDSTPLQTEILEILASDPDAPEKPPNLIRVGDTNQAINSTFTPADPIYFRRFCAECEAQGTRARMDQAGRSTQKIIDWANLMVEWVNQNYTEAPALGAQALGAQPLRPYQNMNHRGTEVTEAEPEAQAENPFSPLEIKPVGADDPQRSANPPATGGGVEIYTPEDIYQTIELIGQRIIRLYSQDRDKTAAILVRENRQGEFIAKVLRNPQSYGIDVDLVANGIELYEVASAHRLSHIPVEILALMKFVHRPHSQDYLKNALRVLVDRRIIPVQDINTLASRPEQFLYPGPLTPPQTPQVQKVRQFCLNLLQAKTELPSSQLISYLALELGYNQAELATADKLAERVALQSYQDNSIATRIEVLNEIVSTESFESVDSAEGEAESLYTQPGKLTIITMHKAKGLDWDYVFIPFLHENMIPGRLRVQPQAQFLGDFSLSEVARSQIRAQLHGVPIPDVMDAWKQAATLKISEEFRLLYVAMTRAKRLLWMSAAVNAPLTWSKTEALSPQKPCPLIPALGSILS; encoded by the coding sequence ATGACCAAAACACCCATAATCTCACCCATAATCTCAGAGGGCGCTTCGGGAAGCACCCCTAGAATCGAAATCGACAGAGAAAACATCATACAAAGTATTTACAATGGATTGCGACCCGGACAAAGGTCTATGGCGGACTGGAAAGGGGGGACATTGGCCGTATCAGCGGTTCCCGGAGCAGGTAAGACCAAAGGAATGGCTGATGCAGCGGCACTGGCGATCGCACGTCATCAACTCCATCAGCGAAATTACCTGATTATCGTCACTTTTACCCGATCGGCGGCTGCCAACATAAAAGCCAAAATCCAGCAAACCCTGGAAAAATTACGCTTACCTCAAATTGGCTTTTATGTTTATACCTTGCATGGATTAGCTTTAAATATTGCCAGTCATCATCCCGACTTATCCGGGCTAAACTTAGACAATTCTGCCTTAATCACACCCAACAAAAGTCACCGATTAATTCGGACAGCGGTAGAACGGTGGTTAATTGCCCATCCCCGGCAATATCAAAAACTGCTCGAAGGAAAACAATTTGACGGAGAAGAAACCGAACGGTTACGGCGTCAGTCCGTGTTGCGAACTGAGGTATTGCCGGAATTAGCTGATACCGTAATTCACGAAGCCAAATCTTCTGGTTTATTACCTGAAGACTTGCGCCAACTCGCCGCAGAAATTCCCGGAGATCATTATGAAATCCTCTCCATTGCCGCCGGACTTTATGAAGAATACGATGCCCTACTGCGATCGCAAGAACTAATCAGCTATGACGACATGATCATTGCGGCCAAACGAGTCCTAGAAAACGAAGCCGCCCGCCGACACTGGCAACAGCAAGTATTTGCCGTCTTTGAAGACGAAGCCCAAGACTCGACCCCTCTACAAACGGAAATTCTAGAAATTTTGGCGTCCGATCCTGACGCCCCAGAAAAACCCCCCAACTTAATCCGAGTCGGAGATACTAATCAAGCCATTAACAGCACCTTCACCCCCGCCGATCCGATTTATTTTCGCCGCTTTTGCGCCGAATGTGAAGCCCAGGGCACAAGGGCGAGAATGGATCAAGCCGGTCGCAGCACCCAGAAAATTATCGACTGGGCCAACTTAATGGTGGAATGGGTCAATCAAAATTACACAGAGGCGCCCGCATTGGGGGCGCAAGCATTGGGGGCGCAACCATTGCGCCCCTACCAAAACATGAACCACAGAGGCACAGAGGTAACAGAGGCAGAACCAGAAGCCCAAGCCGAAAACCCCTTTAGTCCCCTGGAAATTAAACCAGTGGGAGCGGACGATCCGCAACGGTCAGCCAACCCGCCAGCCACGGGTGGGGGAGTGGAAATTTACACCCCAGAAGATATTTACCAAACCATCGAATTAATCGGTCAACGGATTATACGTTTATATTCTCAAGATCGAGATAAGACAGCGGCAATCTTAGTCCGAGAAAACCGCCAAGGAGAATTTATCGCCAAAGTGCTCAGAAATCCTCAAAGTTATGGCATTGATGTAGATTTGGTCGCCAATGGCATCGAACTGTATGAAGTGGCTTCAGCCCATCGCCTCTCCCATATCCCCGTAGAAATCCTGGCATTAATGAAATTTGTTCACCGACCCCATTCACAGGACTACCTAAAAAATGCCTTGCGAGTCTTAGTAGACCGCCGGATCATTCCCGTCCAAGATATCAACACCCTGGCCAGCCGCCCCGAACAATTCCTCTATCCTGGGCCATTGACCCCACCACAAACCCCACAAGTCCAAAAAGTGCGGCAATTTTGTCTCAACCTACTGCAAGCCAAAACCGAACTCCCCTCATCTCAGCTAATTTCCTACTTAGCCTTAGAGTTAGGATACAATCAGGCCGAACTCGCCACCGCTGACAAATTAGCCGAACGAGTCGCCCTCCAAAGCTACCAAGACAACTCAATTGCCACCCGCATCGAAGTCCTTAACGAAATTGTCAGCACCGAAAGCTTTGAGTCCGTGGATTCTGCTGAGGGCGAAGCAGAATCTTTATATACCCAACCGGGCAAGCTCACCATCATTACCATGCATAAAGCGAAAGGTTTGGATTGGGACTATGTATTTATCCCGTTTTTGCATGAAAACATGATTCCTGGTCGTTTGCGGGTGCAACCTCAAGCCCAGTTTCTGGGGGATTTTTCTTTATCTGAGGTCGCCCGATCGCAAATTCGCGCTCAATTACACGGCGTCCCCATCCCTGATGTCATGGATGCCTGGAAACAAGCGGCAACTTTGAAAATCAGTGAAGAATTTCGCTTACTTTATGTAGCGATGACCAGAGCCAAGCGATTGCTGTGGATGTCCGCCGCCGTCAATGCCCCTTTGACTTGGAGCAAAACCGAAGCACTCAGCCCGCAAAAACCTTGTCCGCTAATCCCCGCTCTTGGTTCAATACTTTCTTAG